Proteins co-encoded in one Cytophaga hutchinsonii ATCC 33406 genomic window:
- a CDS encoding M28 family peptidase translates to MKNNRYSIFRNAICIAATAGMLFGCGPDKKPVEKVAEEVVLQPMVTPDFNSDSSYEYVSRQVAFGPRVPNTKPHMDCGEYLAKFFTKHGGWVYRQQFSAKAFDGTDLRLKNIIVSYNQKATKRILLAAHWDTRPFADQDEVDPKKPIDGANDGASGVGILMELARVINLAEKKPDVGFDIILFDGEDYGQPMYYPGPYQNDSWCLGSQYWAKHKFPANYSAYYGILLDMVGAKDATFAKEGVSVENAPSVVNNVWTTAARLGYGKHFINVMSQPITDDHTYINKLALIPMIDIIEYENSDDVYFGSYWHTHNDNMNIIDKNTLKAVGQTLIEVLYREKL, encoded by the coding sequence ATGAAGAATAACAGATATAGTATTTTCAGGAATGCAATTTGTATTGCTGCAACAGCAGGGATGTTGTTTGGTTGCGGGCCTGATAAGAAACCGGTTGAAAAGGTTGCGGAAGAAGTCGTGCTGCAACCCATGGTAACACCTGACTTTAACAGCGATTCTTCGTATGAATATGTTTCCAGACAAGTGGCATTCGGGCCAAGAGTACCGAATACAAAACCACATATGGATTGCGGTGAATACCTGGCAAAATTTTTTACAAAGCATGGCGGCTGGGTTTACAGACAGCAGTTCTCTGCAAAGGCTTTTGATGGAACGGATTTAAGACTGAAAAATATTATTGTATCCTACAATCAAAAAGCTACAAAACGTATCCTGCTTGCAGCACACTGGGATACACGCCCGTTTGCAGACCAGGATGAAGTTGACCCTAAGAAACCAATTGATGGTGCTAACGATGGCGCAAGCGGTGTTGGAATTTTAATGGAGCTGGCTCGTGTAATTAATCTTGCAGAAAAAAAACCGGATGTGGGTTTTGATATCATTCTGTTTGACGGAGAAGATTATGGACAGCCAATGTATTACCCGGGCCCGTATCAAAACGATAGCTGGTGCTTAGGTTCTCAATATTGGGCGAAGCACAAATTTCCGGCGAACTATTCTGCTTACTATGGAATTTTGCTGGATATGGTTGGTGCAAAAGATGCAACCTTTGCTAAGGAAGGTGTATCGGTAGAAAATGCTCCTTCTGTGGTAAACAATGTATGGACAACGGCTGCACGTTTAGGTTATGGGAAGCATTTTATAAATGTTATGAGCCAGCCAATCACAGATGATCATACTTACATCAATAAACTCGCGCTTATCCCGATGATTGATATTATTGAATATGAAAACAGTGACGATGTTTATTTTGGTTCATACTGGCATACACATAATGATAATATGAATATCATAGATAAAAATACACTGAAAGCAGTAGGTCAAACATTAATTGAAGTTCTGTACAGGGAAAAATTATAA
- a CDS encoding OmpH family outer membrane protein has product MKKICLALFLTLASLMAWSQKFGYIDSEYIISQMPEYKKAQTELNQFSLKWQKELEEKQSKIDKMKEEFQAEEILLTDDMRKERLDTIAAHEGKLRDLQRNYFGFKGMLYLKRQELVKPAQDKLFAAVEKVAKKEKYAIIFDKAGELVMVYTDPAHDCSDKVLEALGLGDKNDVVPTNK; this is encoded by the coding sequence ATGAAAAAGATATGTTTGGCATTATTCTTGACTTTAGCCTCGTTAATGGCCTGGTCACAAAAATTTGGCTACATCGATTCTGAATATATAATCAGCCAGATGCCCGAATATAAAAAAGCGCAGACGGAGTTAAATCAATTTTCGTTGAAATGGCAAAAAGAACTGGAAGAGAAACAGTCAAAAATTGACAAAATGAAAGAAGAATTCCAGGCAGAAGAAATATTACTTACCGATGATATGCGCAAAGAACGTTTAGATACGATTGCAGCACATGAGGGTAAATTAAGAGATCTTCAACGCAATTATTTCGGTTTTAAAGGTATGCTGTACCTGAAAAGACAGGAATTGGTAAAACCTGCTCAGGATAAATTATTTGCAGCAGTTGAAAAAGTAGCAAAAAAAGAAAAATATGCTATTATCTTTGATAAAGCAGGTGAGCTGGTAATGGTTTACACAGATCCTGCACACGATTGCTCCGATAAAGTACTTGAAGCTTTGGGACTAGGAGATAAAAATGATGTAGTCCCCACAAATAAATAA
- the cysS gene encoding cysteine--tRNA ligase codes for MTAEKLVVYNTLTRKKEVFEPIHAPHVGMYVCGPTVYGEGHLGHARSAITFDIVFRYLQHLKYQVRYVRNITDVGHLEHDADEGEDKIAKKAKLEKVEPMEIVQRYTEYYHDALRKLNVLPPSIEPTASGHIPEQIRMVEEILSSGYAYENTGSVYFDVEKFTNDKNKYGHLSGRILEDLISGTRSLDGQHTKKSSADFALWKLASPEHIMKWDSPWGKGFPGWHLECSAMSTKYLGETFDIHGGGMDLMFPHHECEIAQSVAANKKEPAKYWLHNNMITINGQKMGKSLGNFITLNELFTGNHTLLEQAYSPMTIRFFTLQAHYRSTLDFSNDALKAANKAFRKVMNGMKMLNSLEYSTDIVEQDQALNDEINKIIADCYKGMSDDFNTAITIASLFNLIKKINVFYLQQKSTAVLSKETFEHMKTSYTTLVHDVLGLVDEVAVNPEGLIKGLLDLYKEAKENKQYDKVDQIRAYFKQQGLAIKDMKHGIDWAYEE; via the coding sequence ATGACAGCAGAAAAATTAGTCGTATACAATACACTTACCAGAAAAAAAGAAGTATTTGAACCGATACATGCACCTCATGTAGGCATGTATGTATGCGGTCCAACAGTATATGGGGAGGGGCATCTGGGTCATGCACGAAGTGCCATTACATTTGATATTGTTTTCAGGTACCTGCAGCACTTAAAATATCAGGTGCGTTATGTCCGCAATATCACAGATGTAGGACACCTTGAACACGACGCGGATGAAGGTGAAGATAAAATTGCAAAGAAGGCAAAGCTGGAAAAAGTTGAGCCGATGGAAATAGTACAGCGCTATACAGAATACTATCACGACGCACTTCGTAAACTGAATGTACTGCCTCCGAGTATTGAGCCTACAGCATCCGGCCACATTCCTGAACAGATCAGAATGGTAGAAGAAATTCTCTCCAGCGGATATGCATATGAAAATACCGGTTCGGTATATTTTGATGTAGAAAAATTCACGAATGATAAAAATAAGTACGGACATTTATCCGGCCGTATTTTAGAAGACCTGATCAGCGGCACGCGTTCACTGGACGGGCAACACACTAAAAAGAGTTCAGCGGATTTTGCTTTATGGAAGCTGGCATCTCCTGAACACATTATGAAATGGGATTCTCCATGGGGAAAAGGTTTCCCGGGCTGGCATTTAGAGTGTTCAGCCATGAGCACGAAGTACCTGGGCGAAACATTTGATATTCACGGCGGCGGAATGGATCTCATGTTCCCGCACCACGAATGTGAAATTGCACAATCGGTTGCTGCAAATAAAAAAGAACCTGCAAAGTATTGGTTACACAACAACATGATTACCATCAACGGACAAAAGATGGGAAAGTCATTGGGAAACTTTATTACATTGAATGAATTGTTTACAGGTAATCACACGTTGCTGGAACAGGCCTATTCACCAATGACTATACGGTTCTTTACATTGCAGGCGCATTACAGAAGTACACTGGACTTTTCAAATGATGCATTAAAAGCAGCGAACAAAGCATTCAGAAAAGTAATGAATGGCATGAAGATGCTGAATAGTCTGGAATACAGCACCGACATTGTTGAACAGGACCAGGCATTAAATGATGAAATAAATAAAATCATTGCGGATTGCTACAAAGGTATGTCAGATGATTTTAACACAGCAATTACAATTGCATCCTTATTCAATCTGATCAAAAAGATCAATGTGTTCTATTTGCAGCAAAAGTCAACAGCTGTACTTTCAAAAGAAACATTTGAACACATGAAAACAAGTTACACTACGTTGGTACATGATGTATTGGGGCTTGTAGATGAAGTTGCTGTAAATCCGGAAGGGTTGATAAAAGGTTTGCTTGATTTATATAAGGAAGCAAAAGAAAATAAACAATACGATAAAGTTGACCAGATCCGCGCTTACTTTAAGCAGCAGGGGTTAGCGATAAAAGACATGAAACATGGAATTGACTGGGCATATGAAGAATAA
- a CDS encoding OmpH family outer membrane protein, whose protein sequence is MHTLLRNLLLILSIVFLTAQLQAQVIPQKIGIVDVEYIINKHPDTKKIEADLQAYEDQLRKQLESKYNEYQVKLEDYKRGGSVLPPAVKADKEKELMTMQQSIQQFETTAQEDLQSKSISMLDPLLNKIQLSIDKVAAANNYTYIISTHVDSGGSAIILYAKNKAEDDISNLVLKDMGVVITPTTTTPSK, encoded by the coding sequence ATGCATACTCTATTAAGAAACCTGCTACTGATTTTATCCATTGTTTTTTTAACAGCACAGCTTCAGGCTCAGGTTATCCCTCAGAAGATCGGTATTGTGGATGTTGAATACATCATTAACAAACATCCCGATACAAAAAAAATCGAAGCAGACCTTCAAGCATACGAAGACCAGCTTCGGAAGCAATTAGAAAGCAAGTACAACGAATATCAGGTTAAACTTGAAGATTATAAAAGAGGCGGAAGCGTATTACCACCCGCTGTAAAAGCAGACAAAGAAAAAGAATTGATGACAATGCAGCAATCTATCCAGCAGTTTGAAACAACCGCTCAGGAAGATCTGCAAAGCAAATCAATATCTATGCTTGATCCGCTACTCAATAAAATTCAATTATCTATTGACAAAGTTGCTGCTGCTAATAATTATACCTACATCATCAGTACGCATGTTGATTCAGGTGGTTCAGCAATTATCCTCTATGCTAAAAATAAAGCAGAGGACGATATCTCTAATCTGGTTTTAAAAGATATGGGAGTTGTTATTACTCCAACCACAACAACCCCTTCCAAATAA
- a CDS encoding endonuclease/exonuclease/phosphatase family protein: protein MTDQRTYKRAILLTIMSLGLFYMPEVSPRDFWYSSFLALGIPAGIVLIAIVLIYWIVKKNILFLVPLVLLLINWKYIERTVTFSGSEEQQAELSVLSYNIRLFNVYPQYADKTFSSSRKIIDFIKKSEADVLCLQEFYNDPKDTLFNTIHRIRKKYKYYYFSETYKNRAGASFGMIIFSKYPIKNRGKVVFHERSNNQTIYADVLLPNKTVRIYNMHLQSMSINDKEIAESNFDTKSKTNVLNAFTKFKKGTINRSIQVDTLVGHIKASPYKVIVCGDLNDPPYSYTYETLSDQLNNAFEEKGNGLGITFNGRLPFLRIDQQFCDQDIEVIRFETQHNITYTDHFPVKAGYVFK, encoded by the coding sequence ATGACGGATCAACGCACATATAAACGAGCTATTTTATTGACAATAATGTCTTTAGGTTTGTTTTATATGCCTGAAGTATCACCCCGAGACTTTTGGTACAGCAGCTTTCTTGCCTTAGGTATTCCGGCAGGAATTGTGCTGATTGCAATAGTGCTGATTTACTGGATCGTAAAAAAAAATATTTTATTTCTCGTTCCCCTGGTGTTATTACTAATTAACTGGAAGTACATAGAACGCACCGTTACCTTTTCCGGATCGGAAGAACAGCAGGCTGAATTATCGGTTTTGTCCTATAATATCCGGCTGTTTAATGTGTATCCGCAATACGCAGACAAAACATTTTCTTCCTCCAGGAAAATAATTGATTTTATTAAAAAATCGGAAGCGGATGTACTTTGTTTGCAGGAATTTTATAATGATCCGAAAGATACATTGTTCAATACGATTCACCGGATACGAAAAAAATATAAGTATTATTATTTTAGTGAAACATATAAAAACCGTGCAGGCGCTTCTTTCGGAATGATCATATTCAGTAAATACCCGATTAAGAACAGGGGTAAAGTGGTTTTCCATGAACGTTCAAACAACCAAACCATTTATGCAGATGTGCTGCTGCCAAATAAAACAGTACGCATATACAACATGCATCTTCAGTCCATGAGTATTAATGACAAGGAAATTGCAGAAAGTAATTTTGATACCAAGTCGAAGACAAATGTATTAAATGCATTTACTAAATTTAAAAAAGGAACTATTAACCGCAGCATTCAGGTTGATACGCTTGTTGGTCACATAAAAGCATCACCTTATAAGGTTATTGTATGCGGTGACCTGAATGACCCTCCTTACAGCTATACCTATGAGACGTTATCGGATCAATTGAATAATGCGTTTGAAGAAAAAGGAAACGGACTGGGAATAACATTTAATGGCCGGCTTCCTTTTTTACGGATTGATCAGCAGTTTTGTGATCAGGATATTGAAGTGATACGTTTTGAAACACAGCATAATATAACGTATACCGACCATTTCCCGGTTAAAGCAGGGTATGTGTTTAAATAA
- a CDS encoding OmpH family outer membrane protein: MKNVFSKILVALFALSLTSQLQAQTQKIGTANVEYILSNMPETKKIESDLQVYEKQLRTQLESKGAEYQRKLDEYQKGVQSGLMPAAVIADKEKELMGMQQSIQEFERTAQEDLQSKSLSMLEPVLEKVQTSIDKVAAANDYTYIISTHVDYGGSAIVLYSKNKDANDISNLVLKDMGIVVPASTTTPANTTTTPTNTTTPTNTTTPAKTTTPTKK, encoded by the coding sequence ATGAAAAATGTATTCTCAAAAATTCTTGTAGCACTTTTTGCACTTTCGCTTACTTCACAGCTACAGGCCCAAACACAGAAAATCGGTACTGCTAACGTTGAATATATATTAAGCAATATGCCTGAAACAAAAAAAATCGAATCAGATCTGCAGGTATATGAAAAACAACTTAGAACTCAGTTAGAAAGCAAGGGTGCAGAATATCAACGTAAATTAGATGAATATCAAAAAGGTGTGCAGTCTGGTTTAATGCCTGCTGCTGTTATTGCAGACAAAGAAAAAGAACTAATGGGAATGCAGCAGTCTATCCAGGAGTTTGAAAGAACAGCTCAGGAAGATTTACAAAGCAAATCATTAAGCATGCTTGAACCGGTGCTTGAAAAAGTACAGACGTCTATTGATAAAGTTGCTGCTGCAAATGATTATACATACATCATCAGTACACACGTTGATTATGGTGGATCCGCAATCGTTCTTTATTCAAAAAATAAAGATGCAAACGATATTTCAAATTTAGTTTTAAAAGATATGGGTATCGTTGTGCCGGCATCTACAACAACACCTGCGAATACTACAACAACGCCGACAAACACTACAACACCAACAAATACTACGACACCTGCAAAAACAACAACACCTACTAAAAAATAA
- a CDS encoding S66 peptidase family protein codes for MKDSSVIHVVSPAGAVNKINLAAGISYVSGFDFLIKAGKSIFQKKGYFAGTDTDRQYDLQLALDDPNALAIWVARGGYGTTRIIDTISWKKFFKKPSWIIGFSDITAFHIHLSNHNIPSIHGPMVAQAADDNHKEAVDLVTAILKNDFPDYLLRSNKNNRPGKAKAPITGGNLTLICSTIGTATEIITDNKILFIEEVGEAAYRVDRMMVQLKRSGKLKKLKGLIVGHMTDITHEDEFGQSVTDIILSHTKEYTFPICFDFPAGHEAPNMPVILGLKSELIVAKSEITLRYL; via the coding sequence ATGAAAGATTCATCCGTTATTCATGTTGTTTCCCCCGCTGGCGCGGTAAATAAAATAAACCTTGCAGCAGGCATAAGCTATGTATCGGGTTTTGATTTTTTAATTAAAGCCGGCAAATCCATCTTTCAAAAAAAAGGATATTTTGCAGGTACTGATACAGATCGTCAATATGATTTGCAACTTGCCTTAGATGACCCCAATGCATTGGCTATCTGGGTGGCACGCGGCGGATATGGCACCACACGCATCATAGATACGATCAGCTGGAAAAAGTTTTTTAAAAAGCCTTCCTGGATCATTGGCTTTAGCGATATCACAGCATTTCACATTCATTTATCCAATCATAACATACCAAGCATTCACGGACCAATGGTGGCGCAGGCTGCAGATGACAACCACAAAGAAGCGGTTGACTTAGTAACTGCTATTTTAAAAAATGATTTTCCTGATTACCTGCTTCGTTCAAATAAAAACAATAGACCCGGCAAAGCTAAAGCACCCATCACAGGCGGTAATTTAACGCTTATCTGTTCAACCATAGGTACAGCTACGGAAATCATTACCGATAATAAAATTTTATTTATTGAAGAAGTTGGTGAAGCTGCATACAGAGTAGATCGCATGATGGTTCAACTCAAACGTTCAGGCAAGCTTAAAAAGCTTAAAGGGCTAATCGTTGGTCATATGACAGACATTACACACGAAGATGAATTCGGGCAATCTGTTACAGATATTATTCTTTCGCATACAAAAGAGTACACATTTCCCATATGCTTTGATTTTCCTGCCGGGCACGAAGCCCCCAATATGCCAGTCATATTGGGATTGAAAAGTGAGTTGATTGTAGCTAAATCTGAAATTACACTCAGGTACTTATAA
- the bamA gene encoding outer membrane protein assembly factor BamA, whose product MKKILYLIFLLLVITFTANSQWRYGAKRNNVDINYETPQDFYIGGISVSGVQFLDPEAIIALTGLKIGDKVTIPGDEITNAIKKLWEQGLIGDVEVVVKKIEVKNIYLEFIIKERPRLTKFIFDGPTKSEREDLEDKIDLSRGRIVNDALIKNAKNKIREFYLEKGYLNVAVDIIQTKDTILENNVILRVVVDKKHKVRIKKVIITGNESFESATLQSKMKKTKGQKLTNVWTGSKVINKNYVADKAALIEYYNSKGYRDARIVSDSIIPVKNDHVNITIQLEEGNKYYFRNITWKGNYIYSTAQLQEILAIKKGDVYNNDLLQRKLSFNPAGPDISSLYLDNGYLFFSIDPVEILIEGDSIDIEMRIYEGEQAIVNHIEVDGNTKTHDHVILREVRTYPGDKFSRADLIRTQRELGALNYFDNEKLGMNPVPNQATGKVDIGYTVVEKPNDQVELSGGWGGYYGFVGTVGLVFNNFSLRNIKHPKTWSPLPAGDGQRLAFRVQANGRTYQTYTISFTEPWLGGKKPTSLSVSLQHSVQSQLIYNGTRSVKSGSLQVSGLTVSVGKRLKWPDDFFTINHTFSLLRYTLNNYQSSSSTAVIGYTTGYSNNLSYNLTVSRNSIDNFQFPSSGANMAFSMTFTPPYSYFNKLNYDDPDLEASQRYKWLEYQKYGFDASWFTTLWQHRKKSKHKIVFNARFHGGVIAAYQPGVGVGPFERYIMGGDGLSGYNFLLGSDIIGLRGYGNNTIKPTQSGGVAFDKFVAEVRYPISNSPSFSIFVLTFFEAGNAWGDIHDVNPFNVYRSAGVGARIFMPAFGLIGIDWGVPFDQVPGYPNPTYKPHVTFTIGQQIR is encoded by the coding sequence ATGAAAAAGATTCTATACCTCATTTTTTTATTACTCGTAATAACTTTTACAGCAAATAGCCAGTGGAGATATGGTGCTAAAAGAAACAACGTAGATATAAATTACGAGACCCCGCAAGACTTTTATATCGGAGGAATTTCAGTCTCCGGTGTTCAGTTTTTAGATCCTGAAGCAATTATTGCATTGACTGGTTTAAAAATCGGCGATAAGGTTACTATTCCCGGAGATGAAATTACAAATGCCATTAAAAAGCTGTGGGAACAAGGGCTGATCGGCGATGTAGAAGTTGTAGTAAAAAAAATTGAGGTTAAAAATATTTACCTTGAATTCATTATCAAAGAACGTCCCAGACTTACAAAGTTTATTTTTGACGGACCAACAAAATCAGAACGTGAAGATTTAGAAGACAAAATTGATTTGTCAAGAGGTAGAATTGTAAATGATGCCTTAATAAAGAATGCAAAAAATAAAATCCGTGAATTCTATTTAGAAAAAGGATACCTGAATGTAGCTGTTGATATCATACAGACAAAGGATACCATTTTAGAGAACAACGTTATTTTACGGGTTGTTGTTGACAAAAAACATAAGGTCAGGATCAAAAAAGTAATCATTACCGGTAATGAGTCGTTTGAGTCTGCAACTCTTCAATCCAAAATGAAGAAAACCAAAGGACAGAAATTAACCAATGTCTGGACGGGATCAAAAGTCATAAATAAAAACTATGTAGCTGACAAAGCAGCATTGATTGAATACTACAACTCTAAAGGTTATCGCGATGCACGCATTGTCAGTGATTCTATAATCCCTGTAAAAAACGATCACGTAAATATTACCATTCAGCTTGAAGAAGGTAATAAGTATTATTTCCGCAACATTACCTGGAAAGGGAATTATATTTATAGTACCGCACAGCTTCAGGAAATTTTAGCGATTAAAAAAGGTGATGTATACAACAATGATCTGTTACAGCGCAAGCTTAGCTTCAATCCTGCCGGGCCAGACATCAGTTCGCTTTATTTAGATAATGGATATTTATTCTTTAGCATAGACCCGGTTGAAATTTTAATTGAAGGCGACTCTATTGATATCGAAATGCGTATCTACGAAGGTGAGCAGGCAATCGTGAATCATATAGAAGTGGATGGTAATACAAAAACACACGATCATGTGATTCTTCGTGAAGTGAGAACGTACCCGGGTGATAAATTCAGCCGTGCCGATCTGATCCGTACACAAAGAGAATTGGGGGCATTAAATTATTTCGATAATGAGAAATTAGGTATGAACCCTGTTCCAAATCAGGCTACAGGTAAAGTTGATATTGGTTATACTGTAGTTGAAAAACCAAATGACCAGGTAGAATTATCCGGTGGTTGGGGTGGTTATTATGGATTTGTAGGAACGGTTGGTTTGGTATTCAACAATTTCTCTCTTAGAAATATCAAACATCCTAAGACCTGGAGCCCGCTACCTGCCGGTGATGGACAAAGACTTGCCTTTAGAGTGCAAGCCAATGGAAGAACATACCAGACCTATACAATTTCATTTACAGAACCTTGGTTAGGAGGTAAAAAACCAACGTCCTTATCTGTAAGTTTACAGCACTCTGTGCAGAGCCAGCTTATTTATAATGGTACAAGAAGTGTTAAATCAGGTTCTTTACAGGTAAGCGGATTAACGGTGAGTGTAGGTAAACGTTTGAAATGGCCGGATGATTTCTTTACAATCAACCATACGTTCTCTTTATTACGCTACACGCTTAATAATTATCAAAGCAGTTCTTCTACAGCAGTGATCGGTTATACAACTGGTTATTCCAATAACTTATCTTATAACTTAACGGTTTCAAGAAATAGCATTGATAATTTCCAGTTCCCGTCATCGGGTGCAAACATGGCATTCAGCATGACTTTCACGCCTCCGTATTCTTATTTCAACAAACTGAATTATGATGATCCGGACTTAGAAGCGTCTCAACGTTATAAGTGGTTAGAATATCAAAAATATGGTTTTGATGCTTCGTGGTTTACTACGTTATGGCAGCATAGAAAGAAATCAAAACATAAAATTGTATTCAACGCACGTTTCCATGGTGGTGTTATCGCAGCGTACCAGCCTGGCGTTGGTGTAGGTCCGTTCGAACGTTATATCATGGGTGGTGATGGTCTTTCCGGATACAACTTCTTATTGGGTTCAGACATCATTGGTTTAAGAGGTTATGGAAACAATACCATCAAGCCTACGCAATCAGGTGGTGTTGCTTTTGATAAATTTGTTGCTGAAGTGCGTTATCCGATCTCTAACAGTCCGTCTTTCTCTATTTTCGTATTAACCTTCTTTGAAGCAGGTAATGCATGGGGCGATATTCATGATGTAAATCCATTTAATGTATATCGTTCTGCAGGTGTGGGTGCTAGAATATTTATGCCGGCATTTGGTTTGATAGGTATTGACTGGGGTGTACCATTTGATCAGGTTCCTGGTTATCCAAATCCTACCTACAAACCGCACGTTACGTTCACAATTGGTCAACAAATCCGTTAG
- the rimP gene encoding ribosome maturation factor RimP — translation MSKQELEIKTYVSDLLQERAELFLVDIAFSGTHSRRKILVILDKDSGILIDECGEFSRALGNLIEENNLFGDNAYVLEVSSPGMDRPLLVSRQYKRRIGNTLSFLLNDGTQFDAVLESVSEEGVVVMPAPQKVKKSNKKEAVVDVAIEPRKLRFEEIKKCNLIVSFK, via the coding sequence ATGAGCAAGCAGGAGTTAGAAATAAAAACATACGTATCTGATTTATTACAGGAAAGAGCGGAGCTTTTTCTGGTGGATATCGCTTTTTCAGGCACCCATTCAAGAAGAAAGATTCTGGTTATTCTGGATAAAGATAGCGGTATTCTGATTGATGAATGCGGTGAATTCAGTCGCGCATTGGGAAACCTGATTGAAGAAAACAACCTGTTTGGTGATAATGCTTATGTATTAGAGGTTTCATCGCCGGGCATGGACAGACCGCTGCTTGTTTCAAGACAATACAAAAGAAGAATCGGCAATACGCTGAGTTTTCTGTTAAACGACGGAACCCAATTCGATGCTGTTCTTGAGAGCGTATCAGAAGAAGGTGTAGTTGTAATGCCGGCTCCGCAGAAAGTAAAAAAGAGTAATAAAAAAGAAGCTGTTGTTGACGTGGCTATTGAGCCTAGAAAACTACGTTTCGAGGAAATAAAAAAGTGTAACTTAATTGTATCGTTTAAATAA